A window from Streptomyces subrutilus encodes these proteins:
- a CDS encoding L-threonylcarbamoyladenylate synthase yields MAKYFDVHPDNPQPRTIGSVADLVRSGALVAYPTDSCFALGCQLGNRDGLSRIRSIRNLDDRHHFTLVCENVAQLGQFVIFDNDVFRAIKAATPGSYTFILPATKEVPRQLLHPKKKTVGVRIPDHVVTQALLAELGEPLLSSTLLLPGEDEPLTQGWEIKERLDHVVDAVVDSGDCGTQPTTVIDFSSGEAEIVRRGAGDTSRFE; encoded by the coding sequence ATGGCCAAGTACTTCGACGTTCACCCCGACAACCCGCAGCCGCGCACCATCGGCAGCGTGGCCGACCTCGTCCGCTCCGGCGCGCTCGTCGCGTACCCGACGGACTCCTGCTTCGCGCTGGGCTGCCAGCTCGGCAACCGGGACGGCCTCTCCCGCATCCGGTCGATCCGGAACCTGGACGACCGTCACCACTTCACCCTGGTCTGCGAGAACGTCGCGCAACTCGGCCAGTTCGTGATCTTCGACAACGACGTCTTCCGCGCGATCAAGGCCGCCACCCCCGGGAGCTACACGTTCATCCTCCCGGCGACGAAGGAGGTGCCGCGCCAGTTGCTGCACCCCAAGAAGAAGACGGTCGGCGTCCGCATCCCCGACCACGTCGTCACGCAGGCCCTGCTCGCCGAACTCGGCGAGCCGCTGCTCTCCAGCACCCTGCTGCTGCCCGGTGAGGACGAGCCGCTGACGCAGGGCTGGGAGATCAAGGAGCGGCTCGACCACGTGGTGGACGCCGTGGTCGACTCCGGCGACTGCGGCACCCAGCCGACCACGGTCATCGACTTCTCCAGCGGCGAGGCCGAGATCGTGCGCCGCGGGGCGGGCGACACCTCGCGCTTCGAGTAG
- a CDS encoding L,D-transpeptidase: MTTSRTQRGLRARPVGRTPFTRAWGAVATATGVMLLVAAAPGAGPEPEPGEAPPGRGAAHAAVTLLVGRALDDGHGDTERWCAVHTFRPALCTAWREQRVVAASAGVGTVPRRPPVGDAARAAESDSLPTDAGAPLEISLADQGRLTDVTVRDGRGRHLAGALGHDGTRWLNTEPMRAGETYTVQVGAQDATGSPVGVTMTFRTAPPAEGDRLTVAFGPRPGTYGAGQIVTAALSRPVPAEDLVARARLEQALQVTSEPHVDGAWHWVDDSTLHFRPRTYWPAHTEVRVRSGLDGVRVGEHGYGGPSEGLEFTVGDRIEAVTDAAAHEMTVRRNGQVVRTIPVTTGKEGFRTRSGIKVVLGKEEKVRMRGDSIGIKRGTTEFYDLPVRYATRVTWSGEYVHAAPWSVASQGEENVSHGCTGMSTEDAAWFFGTVREGDVVEVVNSGGEKMAPFDNGFGDWNLDWRAWLAGSALAALDGHPHDSASPPTRLHPST; the protein is encoded by the coding sequence GTGACCACGTCCCGAACGCAACGAGGGCTACGGGCGAGGCCGGTCGGCCGCACCCCCTTCACCAGGGCCTGGGGCGCCGTCGCCACGGCCACGGGCGTCATGCTCCTCGTCGCGGCCGCGCCGGGCGCAGGGCCGGAGCCGGAACCGGGCGAGGCGCCCCCCGGCCGCGGCGCGGCGCACGCCGCGGTCACCCTGCTCGTCGGCAGGGCGCTGGACGACGGGCACGGGGACACCGAGCGCTGGTGCGCCGTGCACACCTTCCGGCCCGCCCTCTGCACGGCCTGGCGCGAGCAGCGCGTCGTGGCCGCCTCCGCCGGCGTCGGGACCGTACCGCGCCGCCCGCCCGTCGGCGACGCGGCCCGGGCCGCCGAGTCCGACTCGCTGCCGACCGACGCCGGCGCGCCGCTGGAGATCTCCCTCGCCGACCAAGGCCGCCTCACCGACGTGACCGTACGGGACGGGCGGGGCCGCCATCTGGCCGGCGCCCTCGGCCACGACGGGACGCGCTGGCTCAACACCGAGCCGATGCGGGCCGGGGAGACCTACACCGTCCAGGTCGGCGCCCAGGACGCCACCGGATCGCCGGTCGGCGTGACCATGACCTTCCGGACGGCGCCGCCCGCCGAAGGGGACCGGCTGACCGTCGCCTTCGGCCCGCGCCCGGGGACGTACGGCGCGGGTCAGATCGTCACCGCCGCCCTCAGCCGTCCCGTGCCCGCCGAGGACCTGGTGGCCCGCGCCCGGCTCGAACAGGCGCTCCAGGTGACCTCCGAGCCGCACGTCGACGGGGCCTGGCACTGGGTCGACGACTCCACCCTGCACTTCCGGCCGCGCACCTACTGGCCCGCGCACACGGAGGTCCGCGTCCGCAGCGGACTCGACGGGGTGCGGGTCGGCGAGCACGGCTACGGCGGGCCCTCCGAGGGCCTGGAGTTCACCGTCGGCGACCGGATCGAGGCCGTCACCGACGCCGCCGCCCACGAGATGACCGTCCGGCGCAACGGGCAGGTGGTCCGCACCATCCCGGTCACCACCGGCAAGGAGGGGTTCCGCACCCGCAGCGGCATCAAGGTCGTGCTGGGGAAGGAGGAGAAGGTGCGGATGCGCGGCGACTCGATCGGCATCAAACGCGGCACCACCGAGTTCTACGACCTGCCCGTCCGCTACGCCACCCGGGTCACCTGGAGCGGCGAGTACGTCCACGCGGCGCCCTGGTCGGTCGCGTCGCAGGGCGAGGAGAACGTCAGCCACGGCTGCACCGGCATGAGCACCGAGGACGCGGCCTGGTTCTTCGGCACGGTCCGCGAGGGCGACGTCGTCGAGGTCGTCAACAGCGGCGGCGAGAAGATGGCCCCCTTCGACAACGGCTTCGGGGACTGGAACCTGGACTGGCGCGCCTGGCTGGCCGGCAGCGCACTGGCCGCCCTGGACGGCCACCCGCACGACTCGGCGTCGCCGCCCACCCGGCTGCACCCGAGCACCTGA
- a CDS encoding endonuclease/exonuclease/phosphatase family protein, translating into MGGGWSWVRGRILAACAVLTALLLAFHSAVPNGVGRLGSLLEAFLPWLGVPVVVLAGLALLRRSAVAAVAVLLPAAVWAYLFGPLLLPASGGGGDGGRPYELVAVQHNVGDENRDPAGTARALTGAGAQLVALEELTPAALPLYASALAADYPHHVVEGSVGLWSKYPLSQARRVDIRPRGIPEGWNRGLRVTAATPGGEIAVYVAHLPSVRLGPGGFGSGFRDESAVLLGAALAAEKRETVVVLGDLNGTAQDRGLAPVTSRAAPPRRGFALSWPAAFPLARIDQVLARSATVLDIRALPPTASDHLPVAARIRLPPP; encoded by the coding sequence GTGGGGGGCGGATGGTCCTGGGTGCGCGGGCGGATCCTCGCGGCGTGCGCCGTACTGACGGCGTTGCTGCTGGCTTTCCACTCCGCGGTGCCCAACGGCGTCGGGCGGCTGGGGAGCCTGTTGGAGGCGTTCCTGCCCTGGCTCGGGGTGCCGGTGGTGGTGCTGGCCGGCCTGGCCCTGCTGCGGCGCTCGGCCGTCGCGGCCGTCGCCGTGCTGCTGCCGGCGGCGGTGTGGGCGTACCTCTTCGGCCCGTTGCTGTTGCCGGCCTCCGGCGGCGGGGGCGACGGGGGCCGGCCGTACGAGCTGGTGGCCGTCCAGCACAACGTCGGCGACGAGAACCGGGACCCGGCCGGCACCGCCCGCGCCCTGACCGGGGCCGGTGCGCAGCTGGTGGCCCTGGAGGAGCTGACGCCGGCCGCGTTGCCGCTGTACGCGTCGGCCCTGGCCGCCGACTACCCCCACCACGTGGTCGAGGGCTCCGTCGGGCTCTGGTCGAAGTACCCGCTCTCGCAGGCCCGTCGGGTGGACATCAGGCCGCGGGGCATCCCCGAGGGGTGGAACCGGGGCCTGCGGGTCACCGCCGCCACGCCGGGCGGCGAGATCGCCGTGTACGTGGCGCACCTGCCCTCGGTGCGCCTGGGGCCCGGCGGGTTCGGGTCCGGCTTCCGTGACGAGAGCGCCGTCCTGCTGGGCGCGGCCCTCGCCGCCGAGAAGCGGGAGACGGTGGTCGTGCTCGGCGACCTGAACGGCACGGCGCAGGACCGCGGCCTGGCGCCGGTCACCTCCCGGGCCGCCCCGCCGCGCCGGGGCTTCGCCCTCAGCTGGCCCGCGGCCTTCCCGCTCGCGCGGATCGACCAGGTCCTGGCCCGCTCGGCGACCGTCCTGGACATCCGCGCCCTCCCCCCGACGGCGAGCGACCACCTCCCGGTCGCCGCCCGCATCCGCCTGCCCCCGCCCTGA
- a CDS encoding tyrosine-protein phosphatase, with protein MNRHIPFERVHNFRDLGGYSAADGRTVRWGRLYRADSLGKLRGADWELFLGLGVRTVIDLRYPWEIEAKGRVPEHPSLAYHHLSIEPRPYDQAALGPEVDPGPYLAERYLEVAHDGVDELRRALRLLAGRDGPAVFHCASGKDRTGLLAALVLTLLGVAERDVVDDFALTGRATGRLLADRRADRPAGEPVWPGYGQAPAAVMSLFLGALAREHGSVHDYATGSLGVDDALVSALRDRLLEPAAAPV; from the coding sequence GTGAACAGACACATACCCTTCGAACGGGTCCACAACTTCCGTGACCTGGGCGGCTATTCGGCCGCCGACGGGCGGACCGTGCGGTGGGGGCGGCTCTACCGCGCCGACTCCCTGGGCAAATTGCGCGGCGCGGACTGGGAGCTCTTCCTCGGCCTGGGCGTCCGGACGGTCATCGACCTGCGGTACCCGTGGGAGATCGAGGCGAAGGGCCGGGTACCCGAGCACCCGTCCCTCGCGTACCACCACCTCAGCATCGAGCCCCGGCCCTACGACCAGGCGGCGCTCGGCCCGGAGGTGGATCCGGGCCCCTACCTCGCCGAGCGCTACCTGGAGGTGGCGCACGACGGCGTCGACGAGCTCCGCCGGGCCCTGCGGCTCCTGGCCGGCCGGGACGGGCCGGCGGTGTTCCACTGCGCGTCCGGCAAGGACCGCACGGGTCTGCTGGCCGCGCTGGTGCTGACGCTGCTCGGGGTGGCCGAGCGGGACGTCGTGGACGATTTCGCGCTCACCGGACGCGCGACCGGGCGGCTGCTCGCCGACCGGCGGGCGGACCGTCCCGCCGGGGAGCCGGTCTGGCCCGGGTACGGGCAGGCGCCCGCCGCGGTGATGAGCCTGTTCCTGGGCGCCTTGGCCCGGGAGCACGGCTCCGTGCACGACTACGCGACCGGGTCGCTCGGCGTCGACGACGCCCTCGTCTCGGCCCTGCGCGACCGCCTGCTCGAACCGGCCGCGGCGCCGGTCTGA
- a CDS encoding ribbon-helix-helix domain-containing protein, with amino-acid sequence MADTTAVELDTDVHDRLTALAAERGLSLPAYLAELASAQEREASLARATRAFERAVDRPGFREAFARDFGPAGPGTRSSRGR; translated from the coding sequence ATGGCTGACACCACCGCGGTCGAGCTCGACACCGATGTCCACGACCGGCTCACCGCGCTCGCCGCGGAACGCGGACTGAGCCTGCCGGCCTACCTCGCCGAGCTGGCCTCGGCCCAGGAGCGGGAGGCCTCGCTCGCCCGCGCCACGCGGGCCTTCGAACGGGCGGTCGACCGGCCCGGGTTCCGCGAGGCCTTCGCGCGCGACTTCGGCCCGGCCGGCCCGGGCACCCGGAGCAGCCGGGGCCGGTGA
- a CDS encoding SDR family oxidoreductase has product MTLPPARTGSAPRPTLLLTGGAGVLGHALIDELAADHELVCLRRRNPVGDPRVREIAGDLLAPGLGLTPAERAELADRVDVVLHCAAETDWRRTPGEIRRANVSGTRNLLAFAERAEAPFHYVSTAFVAAELRDRDRERFPGAAAYLESKRAAEQAVREAPVPGVILRPALLLGDSHTGRSSGTRGLVQALGSLVLGRMPVLPGDARTRVDLVPQDHVARAAAGLIRAGVTGGEYWLTAGPQALPLGEAVELCLDFAVEQGLVRPAPPRLVREEVAHRLLRPVPGGTPAAPPTRARFHHRAELFLAFRDAPAFETSFGPPDCGPAVTRDGVRAALVRNLRTWAESRSRLLAASRTPIPAPVRVGAVREPAT; this is encoded by the coding sequence ATGACGCTGCCCCCCGCCCGTACCGGCTCCGCCCCGCGCCCGACGCTCCTGCTCACGGGCGGTGCGGGGGTGCTCGGCCACGCCCTCATCGACGAACTGGCCGCCGACCACGAGCTCGTCTGCCTGCGGCGCCGCAATCCGGTCGGCGACCCCCGGGTCCGCGAGATCGCGGGCGACCTGCTCGCTCCCGGCCTCGGACTCACCCCTGCCGAACGCGCCGAACTCGCCGACCGCGTCGACGTGGTGCTGCACTGCGCCGCCGAGACCGACTGGCGCCGCACCCCCGGCGAGATCCGGCGCGCCAACGTCTCCGGCACCCGCAACCTGCTCGCCTTCGCCGAGCGGGCCGAAGCTCCCTTCCACTACGTGAGCACCGCGTTCGTCGCCGCCGAGCTCCGCGACCGCGACCGCGAGCGGTTCCCGGGCGCCGCCGCCTACCTGGAGTCCAAGCGGGCCGCCGAGCAGGCGGTGCGCGAGGCCCCGGTGCCCGGCGTCATCCTGCGGCCCGCGCTCCTGCTGGGCGACTCGCACACCGGGCGCAGCAGCGGCACCCGCGGCCTCGTCCAGGCCCTCGGCTCGCTCGTGCTCGGCCGGATGCCCGTCCTGCCCGGTGACGCGCGGACCCGCGTCGACCTGGTCCCGCAGGACCACGTAGCCCGCGCCGCGGCCGGCCTGATCCGCGCCGGAGTGACCGGCGGCGAGTACTGGCTCACCGCTGGCCCGCAGGCGCTGCCGCTGGGGGAGGCCGTCGAGCTCTGCCTGGACTTCGCGGTCGAACAGGGCCTCGTACGGCCGGCTCCGCCCCGGCTGGTCCGTGAAGAGGTCGCGCACCGGCTGCTGCGCCCGGTCCCGGGCGGGACTCCGGCGGCGCCGCCCACGCGGGCCCGGTTCCACCACCGCGCCGAGCTCTTCCTGGCCTTCCGGGACGCACCGGCCTTCGAGACCTCGTTCGGCCCGCCCGACTGCGGTCCGGCCGTCACCCGCGACGGGGTGCGCGCGGCGCTCGTACGCAACCTGCGGACCTGGGCCGAGAGCCGCTCCCGCCTGCTGGCCGCGAGCCGCACGCCGATCCCGGCCCCCGTACGGGTGGGGGCGGTCCGGGAGCCGGCGACCTGA
- a CDS encoding LysR family transcriptional regulator yields MQLELRHLQAVCRIAEAGSLGGAARRLGVSQPALSAQLRRIERVTGGELFVRGRNGVEPTALGQFVLAKARRVLSEMDALGAEAREIATGAPLRLGCILLVLLDGLLARTDLSMAGQEITVDLEDSVTALARMLGAGQYDAIVYGEVNDHEVRLPPGALARTLVAREPFCIRLSAGHALARRERIDLAELAAESWMTLVEDDDGGPEALVAACAQAGFSPSLRYRIADRKMHYDLIAAGRAVSLSQPTAPTAPGTVMRPLGGEPITGRIRLAWNRATVSARQAELLYRAAALAYVDNVGNQPFHKEWWDAHPEFHPVLD; encoded by the coding sequence ATGCAGCTGGAGTTGAGGCACCTGCAAGCGGTCTGCAGGATCGCGGAGGCGGGCAGTCTGGGGGGAGCGGCGAGGCGTCTGGGCGTCTCGCAGCCGGCCCTCTCGGCCCAGCTGCGCCGCATCGAGCGGGTCACCGGCGGCGAGCTGTTCGTCCGCGGCCGCAACGGCGTCGAGCCCACGGCGCTCGGCCAGTTCGTCCTGGCCAAGGCGCGCCGCGTGCTCAGCGAGATGGACGCGCTCGGCGCCGAGGCCCGCGAGATCGCCACCGGAGCGCCGCTGCGGCTCGGCTGCATCCTGCTGGTCCTGCTCGACGGCCTGCTGGCCCGCACCGACCTCTCCATGGCCGGCCAGGAGATCACCGTGGACCTGGAGGACTCGGTGACGGCCCTGGCCCGGATGCTGGGCGCCGGACAGTACGACGCCATCGTCTACGGCGAGGTCAACGACCACGAAGTGCGGCTGCCCCCGGGCGCCTTGGCCAGGACCCTGGTCGCCAGGGAGCCCTTCTGCATCCGGCTCTCCGCCGGCCACGCCCTGGCCCGCCGGGAGCGCATCGACCTGGCCGAGCTCGCGGCCGAGTCCTGGATGACCCTGGTCGAGGACGACGACGGCGGACCCGAGGCACTCGTCGCGGCCTGCGCGCAGGCGGGCTTCAGCCCGTCCCTGCGCTACCGGATCGCCGACCGCAAGATGCACTACGACCTGATCGCCGCCGGTCGCGCGGTCTCCCTGAGCCAGCCCACGGCCCCGACGGCGCCCGGTACGGTGATGCGCCCGCTCGGCGGCGAGCCGATCACCGGCCGCATCCGGCTGGCCTGGAACCGTGCGACGGTCTCGGCCCGCCAGGCGGAGCTGCTGTACCGGGCGGCGGCCCTGGCCTACGTGGACAACGTCGGCAACCAGCCCTTCCACAAGGAGTGGTGGGACGCGCACCCGGAGTTCCACCCGGTCCTCGACTGA
- a CDS encoding M28 family peptidase has translation MALTASLAGALAGTASAAQPAQPAPSQQDSPAARAVAAADQAVNSGLDSLVNSAQEQYERRLVTPWVKDLYSVAYERSYRGLPVVGGDAVVLADGAGKVRALQSASAVRIDVATRPVVTARAAESTSRAKLASVDKVESHRLVVRLKDDKPVLAWETVLSGRTKAAPSRLHVFVDARSGAVVDSYDEVVAGSGNSKWNGPGPLAIDTTASGSTYSLRDPNRTGLSCADYSTGAVFSKSSDSWGTGNPTSKETGCVDLMFAAQKQWDMLGQWLGRNGVSGNGRSFPGKVGLSDLNAYWDGSSVTIGHNSANEWIAGVDVVAHEYGHAIDTNTPGGTSGQEAGLGEGTGDIFGALTEAFINEPSPYDTPDYTVGEVINLQGRGPIRNMYNPPAVNNDPACYSSAIPGTEVHAAAGPLNHWFYLLAEGTNPGGGKPSSSTCNQTTLTGVGVQNAGKIFYGGMLLKTSSMSYKKYRTATLSSAKSLDPATCDLFTRTKAAWDAISVPAQAGDPTCTPSGQNNDFSLALNPSSGTVQQGASVTTTVATSTTTGSAQSLTLTATGLPAGVTASFNPATVQSGQSSVLTLTATANAAPGSSTVVVKGQGTTLSHTVDYALNVGGTQPGNDPPNISVDNVRAHLTQFGTIASQNGGNRRAGSAGYTQSLAYVKGKLQAAGYTVSEQNCTSCTYPSNNLIADWPGGPADQTIMFGAHLDGVSAGPGINDNGSGSATLLENALVLAQKNPTMTKHVRFAWWTDEEQGLNGSKFYVNQLSSAQRSAIKGYYNFDMVGSTNGGYFINNVNSATAAPLKAYWTSLNLAPEENTEGQGRSDDYSFQQAGIPTSGYAAGASARKTSAQAAKWGGTANAAYDACYHSSCDTTSNISPTVLDRSADGVAYAVWKQAVGGETPAQDFSLSTSPSAGSAAPGGSTSATVNTATVSGAAQTIALSVSGAPAGVSATLSPTSVQSGSASTLSVQVGASTAPGTYTLTVTGSGTVSHTTTYTLTVTGGGGSCTPRQLVVNGGFESGTSPWTTTSGVITNQAGQAPHGGSYKAWLNGWGSARTDSASQSLTIPSGCSAYQLSFFLHIDTDETENVVYDTFTVSVGGQTLATLSNLDANTGFTQKTYDLSAFAGQSVTLKFNGVEDQSLQTSYVVDDVTLQVS, from the coding sequence ATGGCGCTGACCGCGAGCCTGGCCGGCGCCCTGGCCGGGACGGCATCGGCAGCGCAACCGGCGCAGCCCGCACCGTCACAGCAGGACTCCCCCGCCGCCCGCGCGGTCGCCGCCGCGGACCAGGCCGTGAACAGCGGTCTGGACTCCCTCGTCAACTCGGCCCAGGAGCAGTACGAACGGCGTCTGGTCACCCCCTGGGTGAAGGACCTCTACTCCGTCGCCTACGAGCGCAGCTACCGCGGCCTGCCGGTCGTCGGCGGCGACGCGGTGGTGCTGGCCGACGGCGCGGGCAAGGTGCGCGCCCTGCAGTCCGCTTCGGCCGTGCGGATCGACGTGGCGACCCGGCCCGTCGTCACCGCCCGGGCCGCCGAGAGCACTTCCCGGGCCAAGCTCGCCTCGGTGGACAAGGTCGAATCGCACCGGCTGGTGGTCCGCCTCAAGGACGACAAGCCGGTCCTGGCCTGGGAGACCGTGCTGTCCGGCCGTACCAAGGCCGCGCCCAGCAGGCTGCACGTCTTCGTGGACGCGCGCAGCGGCGCCGTCGTCGACAGCTACGACGAGGTCGTGGCGGGCAGCGGCAACAGCAAGTGGAACGGGCCGGGCCCGCTCGCCATCGACACCACCGCCTCGGGCTCCACGTACTCGCTGCGCGACCCGAACCGGACCGGCCTGAGCTGCGCGGACTACAGCACGGGCGCGGTCTTCTCGAAGTCGTCGGACTCCTGGGGCACGGGCAACCCCACCTCCAAGGAGACCGGCTGCGTGGACCTGATGTTCGCCGCGCAGAAGCAGTGGGACATGCTGGGCCAGTGGCTGGGCCGCAACGGCGTCAGCGGCAACGGCCGCAGCTTCCCCGGCAAGGTCGGGTTGAGCGACCTGAACGCCTACTGGGACGGCAGCTCGGTCACCATCGGGCACAACAGCGCCAACGAGTGGATCGCCGGCGTGGACGTGGTGGCGCACGAGTACGGTCACGCCATCGACACCAACACCCCGGGCGGCACCAGCGGCCAGGAGGCCGGGCTCGGCGAGGGCACCGGTGACATCTTCGGCGCGCTGACCGAGGCGTTCATCAACGAACCGTCGCCCTACGACACCCCGGACTACACGGTCGGCGAGGTCATCAACCTCCAGGGCCGCGGCCCGATCCGCAACATGTACAACCCGCCGGCCGTCAACAACGACCCGGCCTGCTACAGCTCCGCGATACCCGGGACCGAGGTGCACGCGGCCGCGGGCCCGCTCAACCACTGGTTCTACCTGCTCGCCGAGGGCACCAACCCGGGCGGCGGCAAGCCCAGCAGCTCCACCTGCAACCAGACGACGCTGACCGGCGTGGGCGTGCAGAACGCCGGAAAGATCTTCTACGGCGGCATGCTGCTCAAGACCAGCAGCATGTCCTACAAGAAGTACCGTACGGCGACGCTCAGTTCGGCGAAGTCCCTGGATCCCGCCACGTGTGACCTCTTCACCAGGACCAAGGCGGCCTGGGACGCGATCAGCGTGCCCGCCCAGGCGGGCGACCCGACCTGCACGCCGAGCGGGCAGAACAACGACTTCTCACTGGCGCTGAACCCGTCCTCGGGCACCGTGCAGCAGGGCGCGTCGGTCACCACCACCGTGGCCACCAGCACCACCACCGGATCCGCGCAGTCGCTGACCCTCACCGCCACCGGCCTGCCGGCCGGGGTCACCGCCTCCTTCAACCCGGCCACCGTGCAGTCCGGCCAGTCCTCGGTGCTGACCCTGACCGCCACCGCCAACGCCGCCCCCGGCTCCTCCACCGTGGTCGTCAAGGGCCAGGGCACCACCCTCTCCCACACCGTCGACTACGCGTTGAACGTCGGCGGGACCCAACCCGGCAACGATCCTCCGAACATCAGTGTGGACAACGTCCGCGCGCACCTCACCCAGTTCGGCACGATCGCCTCGCAGAACGGCGGCAACCGCCGTGCGGGCAGCGCCGGCTACACCCAGTCGCTGGCGTACGTGAAGGGCAAGCTGCAGGCCGCCGGTTACACGGTGTCCGAGCAGAACTGCACCTCCTGCACCTACCCCTCCAACAACCTGATCGCCGACTGGCCCGGCGGCCCCGCGGACCAGACGATCATGTTCGGCGCCCACCTCGACGGCGTCTCCGCCGGCCCCGGCATCAACGACAACGGCTCCGGATCCGCCACGCTGCTGGAGAACGCCCTCGTCCTCGCGCAGAAGAACCCCACCATGACGAAGCACGTGCGCTTCGCCTGGTGGACCGACGAGGAGCAGGGCCTCAACGGCTCGAAGTTCTACGTCAACCAGCTGAGCAGCGCCCAGCGCAGCGCCATCAAGGGCTACTACAACTTCGACATGGTCGGCTCGACCAACGGCGGCTACTTCATCAACAACGTCAACTCGGCCACCGCCGCCCCGCTCAAGGCGTACTGGACCTCGCTGAACCTCGCGCCCGAGGAGAACACCGAGGGCCAGGGCCGCAGCGACGACTACTCCTTCCAGCAGGCCGGCATCCCCACCTCCGGCTACGCGGCCGGAGCCAGCGCGCGCAAGACGTCCGCCCAGGCCGCCAAGTGGGGCGGCACGGCGAACGCCGCCTACGACGCCTGCTACCACAGCTCCTGCGACACCACGAGCAACATCAGCCCCACCGTCCTGGACCGCAGTGCCGACGGCGTCGCGTACGCAGTCTGGAAGCAGGCCGTGGGCGGGGAGACCCCCGCCCAGGACTTCTCGCTGAGCACGAGCCCCTCGGCGGGCAGCGCGGCCCCCGGCGGTTCCACCTCGGCCACCGTCAACACGGCGACCGTCAGCGGCGCCGCCCAGACGATCGCCCTGTCCGTCTCCGGCGCCCCGGCCGGGGTGAGCGCCACGCTCAGCCCGACGTCGGTGCAGTCCGGCAGCGCCTCCACCCTGTCCGTCCAGGTCGGCGCGAGCACCGCGCCGGGCACCTACACCCTGACGGTCACCGGCTCCGGCACCGTCAGCCACACCACCACCTACACGCTGACCGTCACCGGCGGCGGCGGCTCGTGCACACCCCGCCAGCTCGTGGTCAACGGCGGCTTCGAGAGCGGCACCAGCCCGTGGACCACCACCTCGGGAGTCATCACCAACCAGGCCGGCCAGGCGCCGCACGGCGGCAGCTACAAGGCCTGGCTGAACGGCTGGGGTTCGGCCCGCACGGACAGCGCCTCGCAGTCGCTGACCATCCCGTCCGGCTGCTCCGCGTACCAGCTGTCGTTCTTCCTGCACATCGACACGGACGAGACCGAGAACGTGGTCTACGACACCTTCACCGTCTCGGTGGGCGGCCAGACCCTGGCCACCCTGTCCAATCTGGACGCGAACACCGGCTTCACGCAGAAGACGTACGACCTGTCGGCCTTCGCCGGCCAGAGCGTCACGCTGAAGTTCAACGGCGTGGAGGACCAGTCCCTCCAGACCTCCTACGTCGTGGACGACGTCACCCTCCAGGTGAGCTGA
- a CDS encoding hydrolase, which yields MTDLNLDAQTALVLIDLQKGILGLPTHRRAADVLRRGIELAEAFRARNLPVVLVRVAWSADGGDLPTTAVDRPGPAVAPPAAFSEIPQELAALGDVVVTKRHWGAFTGTELDLQLRRRGIHRIVLGGISTSVGVESTARTAWEHSYELVFAEDATADTDADSHAHSFGKIFPRIGRVGSTAEVVAALKA from the coding sequence GTGACCGACCTGAACCTCGACGCGCAGACCGCACTGGTGCTCATCGACCTCCAGAAGGGCATCCTGGGCCTCCCCACGCACCGCCGCGCCGCCGACGTCCTGCGGCGCGGCATCGAGCTCGCGGAGGCCTTCCGCGCGCGGAATCTGCCCGTCGTCCTGGTCCGCGTCGCCTGGTCCGCCGACGGCGGCGACCTGCCCACCACCGCCGTCGACCGCCCGGGACCGGCCGTGGCCCCGCCCGCCGCGTTCTCGGAGATCCCGCAGGAGCTGGCCGCGCTCGGGGACGTCGTCGTCACCAAGCGGCACTGGGGCGCCTTCACCGGCACCGAACTGGACCTCCAGCTGCGCCGCCGCGGCATCCACCGCATCGTGCTGGGCGGCATCTCCACCAGCGTCGGCGTCGAGTCCACCGCCCGCACCGCCTGGGAGCACAGCTACGAGCTCGTCTTCGCCGAGGACGCCACCGCCGACACCGACGCGGACTCCCACGCGCACAGCTTCGGCAAGATCTTCCCGCGCATCGGCCGGGTCGGCTCCACCGCCGAGGTCGTCGCCGCCCTGAAGGCCTGA